A single window of Maylandia zebra isolate NMK-2024a linkage group LG2, Mzebra_GT3a, whole genome shotgun sequence DNA harbors:
- the LOC143421823 gene encoding uncharacterized protein LOC143421823, producing MYCGEQSSSVKDVLAVPGSIRSSRGMSSLVSFTTCSRSCAWMTADSSAITVGQFEDLLSLVGPSIARLDTNYRRSIPPAERLSVCLRFLVTGDSFRTIAFSFRVGVSTVSQITPQAATSIWDCLVDDFMAVPSPGDWRSITEGFQERWNFPLCCAALDGKDIQTKAPHISYRRHTH from the exons atgtactgtggagagcagagcagcagcgtaaaagacgtcctcgccgtacctgggtccatcaggtcctccagaggcatgagcagtttggtgagtttcaccacttgctccaggagctgcgcctggatgacggccgattccagcgctatcaccgtcggccagtttgaggacctgctttccctcgtcggtcccagcatcgcccgcctagacaccaactacagacgctcaatcccacctgcagagcgcctgtccgtctgcctgag gttccttgtcaccggggactccttcaggaccatcgcgttcagtttcagagtcggtgtgtccacggtgagccagataaccccccaggcagcgacgtccatctgggactgtctagtggacgacttcatggctgtgccttcacctggagactggcggtccatcacagagggattccaggagcgctggaactttcctctgtgctgtgcagctctggatgggaaggacatccagacaaaggcaccccatatatcatataggagacacacacattga